The Kitasatospora setae KM-6054 genome contains a region encoding:
- the pdxR gene encoding MocR-like pyridoxine biosynthesis transcription factor PdxR, producing the protein MVRELLVAWEPAGGELTGRLVRALRDAVREGRLVGGERLPASRALAVELGVSRGVVVEAYEQLAAEGYLVGRRGSGTRVAEGVAVERPEPAGAVAEAEPPYDLKPGTPDLGAFPRAAWAGAVRKALQGAANRELGYGDPAGLPRLRGELAAYLGRVRAVAARPERVVVVSGVGQGLALLAGVLARRGCGRIAVEDPGSPGTLELLRAHGVEPVGVPVDEEGLVVRELAASGAEAVLVTPAHQYPTGVALSARRRGELAAWARAGGLVVEDDYDAEFRYDREPLGAVQGLAPERTVYLGSLSKTLAPGLRLGWAVLPGGSGSGLGGRSGGRSAGGLVEEFREAKRYADLGTGAVDQLAFAALLEGGGYDRHLRAVRPRYRARRDALAAALGEHLPQAVLRGVAAGLHLYAELPSGTGERELAAAALRRGVRVAPVGPGRLAPGPAAVALGYAGTAERRLREAAALLGAAYREVG; encoded by the coding sequence CCGCCAGCCGGGCGCTGGCCGTCGAGTTGGGGGTGTCGCGCGGGGTGGTGGTCGAGGCGTACGAGCAACTCGCCGCCGAGGGCTACCTGGTGGGGCGCCGGGGGTCGGGGACCAGGGTTGCGGAGGGGGTCGCGGTGGAGCGTCCTGAGCCGGCCGGGGCGGTGGCGGAGGCCGAGCCGCCGTACGACCTGAAGCCGGGCACGCCGGACCTCGGGGCGTTCCCGAGGGCGGCCTGGGCCGGGGCGGTGCGCAAGGCGCTGCAGGGCGCCGCGAACCGGGAGCTCGGGTACGGGGACCCGGCCGGACTGCCGCGGCTGCGCGGGGAGTTGGCCGCCTACCTGGGGCGGGTGCGGGCGGTGGCCGCGCGGCCGGAGCGGGTCGTGGTGGTCAGCGGCGTCGGGCAGGGGCTGGCGCTGCTGGCCGGGGTGCTGGCCCGGCGCGGCTGCGGGCGGATCGCGGTGGAGGACCCCGGCTCGCCCGGCACGCTGGAGCTGCTGCGCGCCCACGGGGTCGAGCCGGTCGGCGTACCCGTCGACGAAGAGGGCCTGGTGGTAAGGGAGTTGGCGGCTTCCGGGGCGGAGGCGGTGCTGGTCACGCCCGCGCACCAGTACCCGACCGGCGTCGCGCTGTCGGCCCGCCGCCGGGGCGAACTCGCCGCCTGGGCCCGGGCGGGCGGGCTGGTGGTGGAGGACGACTACGACGCCGAGTTCCGCTACGACCGCGAACCGCTGGGCGCCGTCCAGGGGTTGGCGCCGGAACGGACGGTGTACCTGGGCTCGCTCAGCAAGACCCTGGCGCCCGGGCTGCGGCTCGGCTGGGCGGTGCTGCCCGGCGGCTCGGGGAGCGGGCTGGGGGGACGGTCGGGGGGCCGGTCGGCGGGCGGGTTGGTCGAGGAGTTCCGGGAGGCCAAGCGCTACGCCGACCTCGGTACCGGTGCGGTCGACCAACTCGCCTTCGCCGCACTGCTGGAGGGCGGCGGCTACGACCGCCACCTGCGCGCCGTCCGCCCCCGCTACCGGGCCCGCCGCGATGCCCTGGCGGCCGCGCTCGGCGAGCACCTGCCGCAGGCCGTGCTGCGCGGCGTCGCGGCCGGGCTGCACCTGTACGCCGAACTGCCGTCCGGCACCGGCGAACGGGAGTTGGCCGCGGCGGCGCTCCGGCGCGGGGTGCGGGTCGCGCCGGTCGGGCCCGGGCGGCTGGCGCCCGGGCCGGCGGCCGTCGCGCTCGGCTACGCCGGGACGGCCGAGCGGCGGCTGCGCGAGGCGGCGGCACTGCTCGGCGCGGCGTACCGTGAGGTCGGCTGA
- a CDS encoding APC family permease has translation MTDTPTLRRGSLGTADIAFFVVSAAAPLTVMAGVAPLALLIGGIGAPAGYLAAGITLAVFAVGFTTMSRHVRNAGGFYAYITQGLGRPAGFGAALLALLGYLGMNIGVFGLLGSATSDTVEALTGHRIPWLLPALIGLAVIWYGGFRSIDFGAKLLGVLLLAETGILVLLAAAVLLKGGAHGLSLHSFAPGNVLTDGMPGVLAMAFAAFTGFESTVIYRREARDPDRTVPRATYLAVAFLGLFYAFVVWTVIQAYGDTEVVAAAAQDPGGLFFTAIDQYVGGWAADLMHVLIVTSILASLLAFHNATSRYGLALAEEGLLPRALGRIHPRHRSPYVSGLAQSLLTLLVVGVFAAAGADPYTQLLLWVNTPGMLALVALQLLAAVAVPCWFRRRPGHGEGALRTVAAPALAAVLLTGALWLVVDHIDLLTGASDTVNRVLILIVPAVFAVGVLYALRTRARRPGVYAAFGAEPAEAVGADVAAAEADAGAPAAATPGR, from the coding sequence ATGACCGACACCCCCACGCTGCGCCGCGGCAGCCTCGGCACCGCCGACATCGCCTTCTTCGTGGTCTCCGCCGCCGCCCCGCTCACCGTGATGGCCGGCGTCGCCCCGCTCGCCCTGCTGATCGGCGGCATCGGTGCCCCCGCCGGCTACCTCGCCGCCGGTATCACGCTGGCCGTCTTCGCCGTCGGCTTCACCACCATGAGCCGGCACGTCCGCAACGCCGGCGGCTTCTACGCGTACATCACCCAGGGCCTCGGCCGCCCCGCCGGGTTCGGCGCCGCGCTGCTCGCCCTGCTCGGCTACCTCGGCATGAACATCGGCGTGTTCGGCCTGCTCGGCTCCGCCACCAGCGACACCGTCGAGGCGCTCACCGGCCACCGGATCCCCTGGCTGCTGCCCGCGCTGATCGGCCTGGCGGTGATCTGGTACGGCGGCTTCCGCTCGATCGACTTCGGCGCGAAACTGCTCGGCGTCCTGCTGCTCGCCGAGACCGGCATCCTGGTGCTGCTCGCCGCCGCCGTGCTGCTCAAGGGCGGCGCGCACGGCCTCAGCCTGCACTCCTTCGCGCCCGGCAACGTCCTCACCGACGGCATGCCCGGCGTGCTCGCGATGGCGTTCGCCGCGTTCACCGGCTTCGAGTCGACCGTCATCTACCGCCGCGAGGCCCGCGACCCCGACCGCACCGTCCCGCGCGCCACCTACCTGGCCGTCGCCTTCCTCGGCCTGTTCTACGCCTTCGTGGTCTGGACGGTCATCCAGGCGTACGGCGACACCGAGGTCGTCGCGGCCGCCGCCCAGGACCCGGGCGGCCTGTTCTTCACCGCCATCGACCAGTACGTCGGCGGCTGGGCCGCCGACCTGATGCACGTCCTGATCGTCACCAGCATCCTGGCCTCGCTGCTCGCCTTCCACAACGCCACCAGCCGCTACGGCCTCGCCCTCGCCGAAGAGGGCCTGCTGCCCCGCGCGCTCGGCCGGATCCACCCCCGGCACCGCTCCCCGTACGTCTCCGGGCTCGCCCAGAGCCTGCTCACCCTGCTCGTCGTCGGCGTGTTCGCCGCCGCCGGGGCCGACCCGTACACCCAGCTGCTGCTGTGGGTGAACACCCCCGGCATGCTCGCCCTGGTCGCGCTGCAACTGCTCGCCGCCGTCGCCGTGCCCTGCTGGTTCCGGCGCCGCCCCGGCCACGGTGAGGGCGCGCTGCGCACCGTCGCCGCGCCCGCCCTCGCCGCCGTGCTGCTGACCGGCGCGCTCTGGCTGGTGGTCGACCACATCGACCTGCTGACCGGCGCGTCCGACACCGTCAACCGGGTCCTGATCCTGATCGTCCCCGCCGTCTTCGCCGTCGGCGTGCTCTACGCGCTGCGCACCCGCGCCCGCCGGCCCGGGGTGTACGCGGCGTTCGGCGCCGAACCGGCCGAGGCCGTTGGCGCCGACGTCGCTGCCGCTGAAGCTGACGCTGGCGCACCCGCCGCGGCGACCCCCGGCCGCTGA
- a CDS encoding beta-ketoacyl-[acyl-carrier-protein] synthase family protein — protein MRTAHDSVVVTGLGATTPLGGTAPDTWRAMCEGHNGIRAIDRPWVAELPIRIAGQLAVEPSAVLDRIEARRLDRSEQIALIAAREAWADAGRPAVEGERLAVVIGTGTGGSVTMLDQNGVLERSGVRKVSPHTVPMLMANGPAAWVSIDLGARAGAHTPVSACASGAEAVALGLDLIRLGRADVVLAGGTEACLHPLPLAGFAQARAHSLRNDDPAGASRPFDTGRDGFVIAEGAAVLVLERATLRPGHRRYATLAGAAVTSDAHHITAGHPDGQTRAVRAALADAGLPPEAIGLVHAHATSTPLGDHTEAETLTRVFGAHRPAVTATKSMTGHLFGAAGALSALATAYSLHHQYAPAVRNLTDPDPDLHPLDLLTASGPLPAGAALTNSFGFGGHNAALVLTT, from the coding sequence ATGCGCACCGCACACGACAGCGTCGTGGTCACCGGTCTCGGGGCCACCACCCCGCTCGGCGGGACCGCGCCCGACACCTGGCGGGCCATGTGCGAGGGGCACAACGGCATCCGCGCCATCGACCGCCCCTGGGTCGCCGAGCTGCCGATCCGGATCGCCGGGCAGCTCGCCGTCGAACCGTCCGCCGTCCTCGACCGGATCGAGGCCCGCCGGCTCGACCGCAGCGAGCAGATCGCCCTGATCGCCGCCCGCGAAGCCTGGGCCGACGCCGGCCGGCCCGCTGTCGAGGGCGAGCGGCTCGCGGTGGTCATCGGCACCGGTACCGGCGGCTCGGTGACGATGCTCGACCAGAACGGGGTGCTGGAGCGTTCCGGCGTCCGCAAGGTGTCGCCGCACACCGTCCCGATGCTGATGGCCAACGGCCCCGCCGCCTGGGTCTCCATCGACCTCGGCGCCCGGGCCGGCGCCCACACCCCGGTCAGCGCGTGCGCGTCCGGCGCCGAGGCCGTCGCCCTCGGCCTGGACCTGATCCGGCTGGGCCGCGCCGACGTCGTGCTGGCCGGCGGCACCGAAGCCTGCCTGCACCCGCTCCCGCTGGCCGGCTTCGCCCAGGCCCGCGCGCACTCGCTGCGCAACGACGACCCGGCCGGCGCCTCCCGCCCCTTCGACACCGGCCGCGACGGCTTCGTCATCGCCGAGGGCGCCGCCGTGCTCGTCCTCGAACGCGCCACCCTGCGCCCCGGCCACCGCCGCTACGCCACCCTGGCCGGCGCCGCCGTCACCTCCGACGCCCACCACATCACCGCCGGCCACCCGGACGGCCAGACCCGCGCCGTCCGCGCCGCCCTCGCCGACGCCGGCCTGCCGCCCGAGGCGATCGGCCTCGTCCACGCGCACGCCACCTCCACCCCGCTGGGCGACCACACCGAGGCCGAGACCCTGACCCGCGTCTTCGGCGCGCACCGCCCCGCCGTCACCGCCACCAAGTCGATGACCGGCCACCTCTTCGGCGCCGCCGGGGCCCTCTCCGCCCTCGCCACCGCCTACTCGCTGCACCACCAGTACGCCCCGGCCGTCCGCAACCTCACCGACCCCGACCCCGACCTCCACCCCCTCGACCTGCTCACCGCCTCCGGGCCGCTCCCGGCCGGCGCCGCCCTCACCAACTCCTTCGGCTTCGGCGGCCACAACGCGGCCCTGGTCCTCACCACCTGA
- a CDS encoding amidohydrolase has product MSPDTIVLARTVHTLDATTDATTAGATAVAVADGLITAVGTAADARRWRGPGTELIDLGDAVLVPGLVDGHSHPALGLELTTGTDLSAVRDLDGLRAALASAERLDGWVLAWNLDHNAFGDRPVHRSAVEDVLGPDTPAFIRLYDGHSALATGPALRAAGVTGPRTFAQRATVVCDPDGTPTGHLIEHAAMDLVTAVMPSLPLDQRRDALHALLLRMAGGGLAGAHVMDAGGDILDLVRAIEDTRHLPLRLRIAPWCMPGTDADGLRELAALQAESGRNWLVGGVKLFVDGTVEGGSAWLEHPDCHGEGTAALWLDPAEYTDVVRQLDAYGVRTATHAIGDAGVRHVLDTVAALPGRGRGRHRIEHIETLGDEQARRFAELGVPASMQPTHSAYTRADHTDAWSTRLGTERADRAWICRTLRDTGATLALGSDWPIAHHDPRGVLAYARLRRHAGTDTTPVNPLQALTPLMALEGYTTHAARAAGESDRTGRIAPGLRADLTAFALDPLTADPDAFAGTAVPLTMSNGVVTNRGGS; this is encoded by the coding sequence GTGTCGCCCGACACCATCGTCCTCGCCCGCACCGTCCACACCCTCGACGCCACCACCGACGCCACCACCGCCGGCGCCACCGCCGTCGCCGTCGCCGACGGGCTGATCACCGCGGTCGGCACCGCCGCCGACGCCCGGCGGTGGCGCGGCCCCGGCACCGAGCTGATCGACCTCGGCGACGCCGTCCTCGTCCCCGGACTGGTCGACGGCCACAGCCACCCCGCGCTCGGCCTCGAACTCACCACCGGCACCGACCTGTCCGCCGTCCGCGACCTGGACGGCCTGCGCGCCGCCCTCGCCTCGGCCGAACGGCTCGACGGCTGGGTGCTCGCCTGGAACCTCGACCACAACGCGTTCGGCGACCGGCCCGTCCACCGCTCGGCCGTCGAGGACGTGCTCGGCCCCGACACGCCCGCCTTCATCCGCCTCTACGACGGCCACTCCGCGCTCGCCACCGGCCCCGCCCTGCGCGCCGCCGGCGTCACCGGCCCGCGCACCTTCGCCCAGCGCGCCACCGTCGTCTGCGACCCCGACGGAACCCCCACCGGCCACCTGATCGAACACGCCGCGATGGACCTGGTCACCGCCGTCATGCCCAGCCTCCCGCTCGACCAACGCCGGGACGCCCTGCACGCGTTGCTGCTCCGGATGGCCGGCGGCGGCCTCGCCGGGGCACACGTGATGGACGCCGGCGGCGACATCCTCGACCTGGTCCGCGCCATCGAGGACACCCGCCACCTGCCGCTGCGCCTGCGCATCGCCCCCTGGTGCATGCCCGGCACCGACGCCGACGGCCTGCGCGAACTCGCCGCGCTGCAAGCCGAATCCGGACGGAACTGGCTGGTCGGCGGTGTCAAACTGTTCGTCGACGGCACCGTCGAAGGCGGCTCCGCCTGGCTCGAACACCCCGACTGCCACGGCGAGGGCACCGCCGCGCTCTGGCTCGACCCCGCCGAATACACCGACGTCGTCCGGCAGTTGGACGCGTACGGGGTGCGCACCGCGACGCACGCGATCGGCGACGCGGGCGTCCGGCACGTACTGGACACCGTCGCCGCCCTGCCCGGCCGGGGCCGCGGCCGGCACCGGATCGAACACATCGAGACGCTCGGCGACGAACAGGCCCGCCGCTTCGCCGAGTTGGGCGTCCCCGCGTCCATGCAGCCCACCCACTCCGCGTACACCAGGGCCGACCACACCGACGCCTGGTCCACCCGCCTCGGCACCGAACGCGCCGACCGGGCCTGGATCTGCCGCACCCTGCGCGACACCGGCGCCACCCTCGCCCTCGGCTCCGACTGGCCGATCGCCCACCACGACCCGCGCGGCGTCCTCGCCTACGCCCGGCTGCGCCGCCACGCCGGCACCGACACCACCCCCGTCAACCCCCTCCAGGCCCTCACCCCGCTGATGGCCCTGGAGGGCTACACCACCCACGCGGCCCGCGCCGCCGGCGAATCCGACCGCACCGGCCGGATCGCCCCCGGACTGCGCGCCGACCTCACCGCCTTCGCCCTCGACCCGCTCACCGCCGACCCGGACGCCTTCGCCGGGACGGCCGTGCCGCTCACCATGTCCAACGGCGTGGTCACCAACCGGGGCGGGTCGTAG
- a CDS encoding rhomboid family intramembrane serine protease has product MAATHPASGAPVPEPPSPTCFRHADRESYVRCTRCDRNVCPDCRRDAAVGYQCVECVKSGRQNVRQARTAFGGRITSRPYATIVLIALNVAAYVVELVRPETVDRFAVLGSGVLPPPADYDPATYVPHLSGIAHGEWERLITGAFLHLGPTEWPMGILHIVFNMYWLWNLGRVVEDRLGVLRFLALYLLSALGSSALTYWIAPNTLALGASGAVFGLAGGYWVLSRRQGYDPLGGNQMMVTLVLWMALSAGFASWQGHLGGLLTGLAAGAALGYAPKQQRGLVQAINLAAVLAVVAVVIVIATDQAVPFS; this is encoded by the coding sequence ATGGCCGCCACGCATCCCGCCTCGGGAGCCCCGGTTCCCGAGCCGCCGTCGCCGACCTGCTTCCGGCACGCCGACCGGGAGTCGTACGTCCGCTGCACCCGCTGCGACCGGAACGTCTGCCCGGACTGCCGGCGTGACGCGGCGGTCGGCTACCAGTGCGTGGAGTGCGTCAAGTCCGGCCGGCAGAACGTCCGGCAGGCCCGGACGGCGTTCGGCGGGCGGATCACCTCCCGCCCGTACGCGACGATCGTGCTGATCGCGCTGAACGTGGCCGCGTACGTGGTCGAGCTGGTCCGGCCGGAGACGGTGGACCGGTTCGCGGTGCTCGGCTCGGGCGTGCTGCCGCCGCCCGCGGACTACGACCCGGCCACCTACGTGCCGCACCTGTCGGGCATCGCGCACGGCGAGTGGGAGCGGCTGATCACCGGCGCGTTCCTGCACCTGGGGCCGACCGAGTGGCCGATGGGCATCCTGCACATCGTGTTCAACATGTACTGGCTGTGGAACCTGGGCCGGGTGGTCGAGGACCGGCTCGGCGTGCTGCGCTTCCTCGCGCTGTACCTGCTGTCGGCGCTGGGCTCCTCCGCCCTGACCTACTGGATCGCGCCGAACACGCTGGCGCTGGGCGCCTCGGGCGCGGTCTTCGGCCTGGCCGGCGGGTACTGGGTGCTCAGCCGCCGCCAGGGCTACGACCCGCTGGGCGGCAACCAGATGATGGTCACCCTGGTGCTGTGGATGGCGCTCTCGGCGGGCTTCGCCTCCTGGCAGGGCCACCTCGGCGGCCTGCTCACCGGCCTGGCCGCCGGCGCCGCCCTCGGCTACGCGCCCAAGCAGCAGCGCGGACTCGTCCAGGCGATCAACCTGGCGGCGGTGCTCGCCGTGGTCGCGGTGGTGATCGTGATCGCCACCGACCAGGCCGTGCCGTTCTCCTGA
- a CDS encoding TetR/AcrR family transcriptional regulator: MGRPSKALLDRERIGATALALVDEDGDFSVPRIARRLGVQTASVYHHVDGRAGIVELLRVQVSAAIDLTTLDLRPWDTALEAWARSYRAAFAAHPRTILLLTTSQVAAPEVLAQYERAVALLLDSGFPPAAAMPLLTAVENVVLGSVLDLAAPETVWDPNADTPRLAEALRAAGPGRTDAAFDLALTALLTRARTLLP; the protein is encoded by the coding sequence ATGGGACGGCCCAGCAAGGCCCTGCTCGACCGCGAGCGGATCGGCGCGACGGCGCTCGCCCTGGTCGACGAGGACGGCGACTTCAGCGTCCCGCGGATCGCCCGCCGGCTCGGCGTGCAGACCGCCTCCGTCTACCACCACGTGGACGGGCGGGCCGGCATCGTCGAACTGCTGCGCGTCCAGGTCTCCGCCGCGATCGACCTGACCACCCTCGACCTGCGCCCCTGGGACACCGCCCTGGAGGCGTGGGCCCGCTCGTACCGCGCCGCGTTCGCCGCCCACCCGCGCACCATCCTGCTGCTCACCACCAGCCAGGTCGCCGCCCCCGAGGTGCTCGCCCAGTACGAGCGCGCCGTCGCGCTGCTGCTCGACAGCGGCTTCCCGCCGGCCGCCGCGATGCCGCTGCTCACCGCCGTGGAGAACGTGGTGCTCGGCTCGGTGCTCGACCTGGCCGCCCCCGAGACCGTCTGGGACCCGAACGCCGACACCCCCCGCCTCGCCGAGGCACTGCGCGCCGCCGGGCCGGGCCGCACCGACGCCGCCTTCGACCTGGCACTGACCGCCCTGCTGACCCGGGCCCGCACCCTGCTGCCCTGA
- a CDS encoding methyltransferase, translating to MNCFTTAWGEFELARFPEDPRERLRAWDAADEYLLRHLHDEAVPLDGAVTVLGDRWGALSTALAAAPAAEGAALTAVTDSYLASRAIAANLARNGADPAAVAVRSTQDAPPERIDVLLVRVPKSLALLEDQLHRLAPAVHPGTVVAGTGMVTEIHTSTLNLFERILGPTRTSLAVRKARLIHTAPAPEPVRPANPWPLRYRLPDGIGVLSGRQVANQAGVFCADRLDIGSRFFLQHLPEPAGAPRRIVDLGCGNGILGTAAALADPDAELLFVDESFQAVASAEETFRGNLGPGRRAEFLVGDALADVPSASADLVLLNPPFHSHQATTDAIAHRMFTGARRVLRPGGELRVVGNRHLGYHVRLRRLFGNCRTVAGSPKFTVLSATRR from the coding sequence ATGAACTGTTTCACCACCGCCTGGGGCGAGTTCGAGCTGGCCCGGTTCCCGGAGGACCCGCGGGAGCGGCTGCGCGCCTGGGACGCCGCCGACGAGTACCTGCTGCGGCACCTGCACGACGAGGCGGTGCCGCTGGACGGGGCGGTCACCGTGCTCGGCGACCGCTGGGGCGCGCTGTCGACCGCGCTGGCCGCCGCTCCGGCGGCGGAGGGCGCCGCGCTGACGGCGGTCACCGACTCGTACCTCGCCTCCCGGGCGATCGCCGCGAACCTCGCCCGCAACGGCGCCGACCCGGCGGCGGTCGCGGTCCGCAGCACCCAGGACGCGCCGCCGGAGCGGATCGACGTGCTGCTGGTGCGCGTCCCGAAGAGCCTGGCGCTGCTGGAGGACCAGCTGCACCGGCTGGCCCCGGCGGTGCACCCGGGCACGGTGGTCGCCGGGACCGGCATGGTCACCGAGATCCACACCTCCACGCTGAACCTGTTCGAGCGGATCCTCGGCCCGACCCGCACCTCGCTCGCCGTCCGCAAGGCCCGCCTGATCCACACCGCCCCGGCCCCGGAGCCCGTCCGGCCCGCCAACCCGTGGCCGCTGCGCTACCGGCTGCCGGACGGGATCGGCGTCCTGTCGGGCCGCCAGGTCGCCAACCAGGCGGGCGTGTTCTGCGCGGACCGCCTCGACATCGGCAGCCGCTTCTTCCTCCAGCACCTGCCGGAGCCCGCCGGCGCCCCGCGCCGGATCGTCGACCTGGGCTGCGGCAACGGCATCCTCGGCACGGCCGCCGCGCTCGCCGACCCGGACGCCGAACTCCTCTTCGTGGACGAGTCGTTCCAGGCCGTGGCCTCCGCCGAGGAGACCTTCCGCGGCAATCTCGGCCCCGGCCGCCGCGCCGAGTTCCTGGTCGGCGACGCCCTCGCCGACGTCCCCTCCGCCTCCGCCGACCTGGTGCTGCTGAACCCCCCGTTCCACTCCCACCAGGCCACCACCGACGCCATCGCCCACCGCATGTTCACCGGCGCCCGCCGCGTCCTGCGCCCGGGCGGCGAACTCCGCGTGGTCGGCAACCGGCACCTCGGCTACCACGTCAGGCTGCGCCGCCTGTTCGGCAACTGCCGCACGGTGGCGGGCAGCCCGAAGTTCACGGTCCTGAGCGCCACCCGCCGGTGA